In Sebaldella termitidis ATCC 33386, one DNA window encodes the following:
- the dapA gene encoding 4-hydroxy-tetrahydrodipicolinate synthase, producing the protein MEFKGSYVALITPFTKNDEIDEDKIRELVHFHIENGTSGIVPCGTTGEYPTLSYEEHEKVIRVVMEEAKGKIQVIAGAGSNNTKRAIELTEYAKSLGADAALSTCPYYNKPTQRGIFEHYKAIADATKFPLMIYNVPGRTGVNIEPETVLKLTDLEEVVAIKEATGSLEQMIKIQELCGDRLAILSGEDHLILPMLSIGAKGVVSVVANILPAEMCNLIKAFEEKAYDKAFELHSKLYDISRNMFIEGNPVTVKAAMKILGLIDNDSVRLPLVSQEEKNNQKLKELFLKKGLIK; encoded by the coding sequence ATGGAATTTAAAGGTTCTTATGTAGCGTTAATAACCCCGTTTACCAAAAATGACGAGATAGATGAGGATAAAATAAGAGAATTGGTTCACTTTCACATTGAAAATGGTACGAGCGGTATAGTGCCATGTGGAACAACCGGAGAATACCCTACTTTATCATATGAGGAGCATGAAAAAGTAATAAGAGTGGTAATGGAGGAGGCAAAGGGCAAAATACAGGTAATAGCCGGTGCTGGATCGAATAATACCAAGAGAGCCATAGAGCTAACAGAATATGCAAAATCACTTGGTGCAGATGCTGCATTAAGTACATGTCCTTATTATAACAAGCCTACGCAGAGAGGAATATTCGAGCATTATAAGGCTATAGCAGATGCTACAAAATTTCCTTTAATGATATATAATGTTCCCGGAAGAACAGGGGTAAATATAGAGCCTGAAACTGTATTAAAATTAACTGACCTTGAAGAAGTGGTTGCTATAAAAGAAGCAACTGGAAGTCTTGAACAGATGATAAAGATTCAGGAGCTCTGCGGCGACAGACTGGCTATTTTGTCAGGGGAGGATCACCTGATACTGCCTATGCTGTCAATCGGGGCAAAAGGAGTAGTTTCAGTAGTGGCTAATATTCTTCCTGCTGAAATGTGCAATCTTATAAAGGCGTTTGAAGAAAAAGCATATGATAAGGCTTTTGAATTGCATTCGAAGCTTTATGATATCAGCAGAAATATGTTTATTGAGGGGAATCCTGTTACAGTAAAAGCAGCAATGAAAATACTCGGGTTAATAGATAATGACAGTGTAAGACTTCCGCTGGTTTCTCAGGAAGAAAAAAACAATCAAAAGTTAAAGGAACTTTTTTTGAAAAAAGGACTTATTAAATAA
- a CDS encoding suppressor of fused domain protein yields MPEKDKESDILKKNNVNTPENEDREEEAAEEETGPEPLGWDFIDGIFKKIYKNTEPLHYGNISPFGEKKLKGISVYDVKGKNPHWHFVTYGLSELYEKESANPEKSGYGIELTFRLAKEESETEVPNWAINFLNNLANYIFKTGNVFNEGHYLNTNGPIAANSNTNLKAVVFFRDAELNKVYKSPNGSLKFLQITGITHDELEAVIAWNTEKVTELLGLPLNITYLNRDSRITEEILEKVELGIETDGSSTRFLYVDKAELETEFRYIFRLGALGAVSLSNLLRGVVLKSKVLTLYSKYKITFQMSFENRIEEKEYGYDIYFTKETAVEIADKIGPKAEMIILESFEGFDLIIEKSYIRDRYGKIVEVVG; encoded by the coding sequence ATGCCGGAAAAAGATAAAGAAAGTGATATTTTGAAAAAAAATAATGTTAATACTCCTGAGAATGAAGACAGGGAAGAGGAAGCGGCAGAGGAAGAAACAGGACCTGAGCCTTTGGGATGGGATTTTATAGACGGAATTTTCAAAAAAATATATAAAAATACCGAACCGTTGCATTACGGGAATATTTCTCCTTTTGGCGAGAAAAAGTTAAAAGGGATAAGTGTATATGATGTAAAAGGGAAAAATCCCCACTGGCACTTTGTTACATACGGTCTGTCCGAGCTTTATGAAAAAGAGTCTGCTAATCCTGAAAAAAGCGGTTACGGTATTGAGCTTACATTTAGACTGGCCAAGGAAGAAAGCGAAACAGAAGTTCCTAACTGGGCAATTAACTTTTTAAATAATCTGGCAAATTATATATTTAAAACTGGAAATGTCTTTAATGAGGGGCATTATCTTAATACAAACGGACCTATAGCGGCAAACAGCAATACTAATTTAAAGGCAGTGGTTTTTTTCAGGGATGCCGAATTGAATAAAGTATATAAATCTCCTAACGGCAGTCTGAAATTTCTTCAGATAACCGGAATAACACATGATGAGCTGGAGGCTGTAATAGCATGGAATACTGAAAAAGTAACTGAGCTTTTGGGACTTCCGCTTAATATAACTTATCTAAACAGGGATTCCAGAATTACAGAGGAAATTCTGGAAAAGGTAGAACTGGGAATAGAAACAGACGGATCAAGTACCAGATTTTTATATGTGGATAAGGCTGAACTGGAAACTGAATTCAGATATATATTCAGACTGGGTGCTCTGGGAGCAGTCAGCCTGAGCAATTTACTAAGAGGAGTAGTACTGAAAAGCAAGGTTCTTACACTTTATTCAAAATATAAGATAACTTTTCAAATGTCGTTTGAAAACAGGATAGAGGAGAAGGAATACGGCTATGATATTTACTTTACCAAAGAAACAGCAGTGGAAATTGCGGATAAAATAGGACCTAAAGCAGAGATGATTATTCTGGAAAGCTTTGAGGGATTTGATCTAATAATAGAAAAAAGCTATATAAGAGACCGCTACGGGAAAATAGTAGAAGTGGTAGGATAG
- a CDS encoding helix-turn-helix domain-containing protein: MSVIGDNIRKNRLKNNLTTRDLAQKIGVSHTAVNKFEKGLLSPNKQMIRKMARIFKVKTQKLVLDTSTLVDIKNIEFREEERITKKNKELIEYIAKEELEKYSNLLEYFPKERFPSFDTAKYREVISSYEDIEEKAASIRKKLGAGEKAVFGMTELLENNGLIIIFAESVEGFSAQEGYIQDKYLFVTLRKEKTEEAQRYLLASELARIVLEINDPALNTEDVNNEFASSFLMSRELIIKDIGERRKKISFYELEELRKKYRLPEIVIIKRLRQLKIISEAEKIRLYNYVKDKSGESDDGTEIKHEKSDKYKKIVIEAVLEKYIDYKKGAKFLNMLEKDFLSLINEKK, encoded by the coding sequence ATGAGTGTTATAGGAGATAATATTAGAAAAAACAGATTGAAAAATAATCTTACAACCAGAGATTTAGCGCAAAAAATAGGTGTTTCACATACTGCGGTAAATAAATTTGAAAAAGGGCTGTTATCTCCTAATAAACAAATGATAAGGAAGATGGCCAGAATATTTAAGGTAAAAACGCAAAAACTTGTTTTGGATACATCTACACTGGTTGATATAAAAAATATAGAATTCAGGGAAGAAGAGAGAATAACCAAGAAAAATAAGGAGCTTATAGAATATATTGCCAAAGAGGAACTGGAAAAATATTCAAATCTGCTTGAGTATTTTCCCAAAGAAAGATTTCCGTCTTTTGATACGGCTAAATACAGGGAAGTAATATCGTCGTATGAAGATATAGAAGAAAAAGCGGCAAGTATAAGGAAAAAGCTCGGGGCCGGAGAAAAGGCCGTTTTTGGAATGACTGAACTGCTTGAAAATAACGGACTTATAATTATTTTTGCAGAATCTGTGGAGGGATTTAGTGCACAGGAAGGATATATACAGGATAAATATCTGTTTGTTACTTTGAGAAAAGAAAAAACGGAGGAAGCACAGAGATACCTTCTTGCAAGCGAGCTGGCCAGAATAGTACTGGAAATAAATGATCCTGCTTTGAATACGGAAGATGTTAATAATGAATTTGCTTCTTCTTTTTTAATGAGCAGGGAATTAATAATTAAAGATATCGGGGAAAGAAGAAAGAAAATATCCTTTTATGAATTAGAAGAGCTGAGAAAGAAATACAGGCTTCCGGAAATAGTCATAATAAAAAGACTCAGACAGCTGAAAATCATTTCAGAAGCCGAAAAAATAAGACTGTACAACTATGTAAAAGATAAGAGCGGAGAATCTGACGACGGAACAGAAATAAAACATGAAAAATCAGATAAATATAAGAAAATAGTAATTGAAGCAGTTCTTGAAAAATATATTGACTATAAAAAAGGGGCAAAATTTCTGAACATGCTTGAAAAAGATTTTCTGAGTCTTATAAACGAAAAAAAGTAA
- the dapB gene encoding 4-hydroxy-tetrahydrodipicolinate reductase: MEIVIYGAGVLAQLTKESVITSGSNVAGMIDPLGNTEYKSLKEFDKDCDIIIDFSHFSSLNDILEYAVKNKKPVIIATTGHSKEQTALIEEAAKHIAVLKATNTSFGVTMINEILSYAAKLLKGFDIELIEKHHNRKIDSPSGTAGTMLEVIQASIDEDRDLVYGREGNSKRTAKEIGVHSVRAGNIVGEHTVIFSRGDEIIEIKHEALSRKMFADGAVDAALKLVNKKSGLYSMKDLLIV, translated from the coding sequence ATGGAGATAGTAATTTACGGAGCCGGAGTATTGGCGCAGCTGACAAAAGAATCAGTTATTACCTCAGGCAGTAATGTAGCCGGAATGATAGACCCGCTAGGAAATACCGAATATAAGAGTCTGAAGGAATTTGACAAGGATTGTGACATTATTATAGATTTTTCACATTTCAGTTCATTGAATGATATACTTGAGTATGCAGTGAAAAATAAAAAGCCGGTAATCATAGCAACAACAGGACATTCCAAGGAACAGACAGCGTTAATAGAAGAAGCTGCCAAGCATATAGCGGTGCTGAAAGCTACTAATACTTCTTTTGGAGTAACAATGATAAATGAGATACTGTCCTATGCCGCAAAATTACTAAAAGGCTTTGATATCGAGCTGATAGAAAAACATCATAACAGAAAGATAGATTCTCCGAGCGGAACTGCCGGAACTATGCTTGAAGTAATACAGGCAAGTATCGATGAAGACAGAGATTTAGTATATGGAAGAGAAGGGAACAGCAAAAGAACTGCAAAAGAAATAGGAGTTCACTCTGTAAGAGCCGGAAATATAGTAGGAGAGCACACTGTTATATTTTCCAGAGGCGATGAAATAATAGAGATAAAACATGAAGCCCTCTCAAGAAAGATGTTTGCAGACGGAGCAGTAGACGCAGCTTTAAAACTTGTTAATAAAAAAAGTGGTCTGTATTCAATGAAAGATTTACTTATTGTATAA
- a CDS encoding aspartate-semialdehyde dehydrogenase produces the protein MKKYNVAVVGATGLVGQTFLKVLKERNFPIDNLYLYASARSAGKKVEFDGKEYEIIELNDDNIRDDIHIALFSAGGGTSKEYGPKFAAKNAVVVDNSSAWRMDKNVPLIVPEANPEAAADHSGIIANPNCSTIQVIPVLKVLDELYGLKRVIYSTYQAVAGSGQKGIDDLEANLRGEDSKGYPHKIAFNLIPHIDTFLDNGYTKEEIKMVEETRKILGLPDLKVTATCVRVPVRMGHAVSVNVELEKPFDLKEVTEAFAKKEGVIVKDDVKNNVYPMPLEAAGKDEVFVGRIRRDDSVENGLNLWVVADNIRKGAATNAVQIAEELIKREIV, from the coding sequence ATGAAAAAATATAATGTTGCAGTGGTAGGAGCTACTGGTCTGGTAGGACAAACTTTTCTGAAAGTTTTAAAAGAAAGAAATTTTCCGATAGATAATCTTTATCTTTATGCATCAGCAAGATCTGCAGGAAAAAAAGTAGAGTTTGACGGAAAAGAATATGAAATAATAGAATTAAATGACGATAATATCAGGGATGATATTCATATAGCGCTGTTTTCGGCAGGCGGAGGAACAAGTAAAGAATACGGGCCTAAATTTGCTGCTAAAAATGCAGTGGTGGTAGATAACAGCAGTGCATGGAGAATGGATAAAAATGTACCGCTGATAGTACCAGAAGCTAATCCGGAAGCAGCAGCGGATCATTCGGGAATAATTGCCAATCCAAACTGCTCTACAATACAGGTAATTCCGGTATTAAAGGTATTAGACGAGCTTTACGGTCTTAAAAGAGTAATATACTCTACATATCAGGCAGTAGCCGGTTCAGGGCAAAAAGGAATTGATGATCTGGAAGCTAATCTAAGAGGGGAAGACTCAAAGGGGTATCCTCATAAGATAGCTTTTAACCTTATTCCGCATATTGATACTTTTTTAGATAACGGATATACAAAGGAAGAAATAAAAATGGTAGAAGAAACGAGAAAAATTCTCGGGCTTCCTGACCTGAAAGTAACAGCAACATGTGTCAGAGTACCTGTAAGAATGGGGCATGCAGTATCTGTGAATGTAGAGCTGGAAAAACCTTTTGATCTGAAAGAAGTAACAGAAGCTTTTGCTAAAAAAGAGGGTGTTATAGTAAAAGATGATGTTAAGAATAATGTTTATCCTATGCCGCTTGAAGCAGCAGGAAAAGATGAAGTATTCGTGGGAAGAATAAGAAGAGACGACTCCGTGGAAAATGGTCTGAATTTATGGGTTGTAGCAGATAATATCAGAAAAGGTGCTGCGACAAATGCAGTACAGATAGCAGAAGAACTAATAAAAAGAGAAATTGTATAA
- a CDS encoding cysteine-rich small domain-containing protein has product MYILEKKYTVLIMWYNDYHDIKGLDIIMKNYKFFQNTKCEYFPCHKLENESEFNCLFCFCPLYMLGEECGGNFKYSGNGIKSCEDCILPHVKDKGYEHVIKKMKIIMETVKKK; this is encoded by the coding sequence TTGTATATTTTAGAAAAAAAATACACAGTGCTTATAATGTGGTATAATGATTATCATGATATAAAAGGACTTGATATAATTATGAAAAATTATAAATTTTTTCAAAATACAAAATGCGAATATTTTCCATGTCATAAATTAGAAAATGAATCTGAATTTAATTGTCTTTTTTGCTTTTGTCCTTTATATATGCTCGGTGAAGAATGCGGAGGAAATTTTAAGTATTCGGGAAACGGAATAAAATCCTGTGAAGACTGTATTTTACCGCATGTGAAAGATAAAGGATATGAGCATGTTATAAAAAAAATGAAAATAATAATGGAAACGGTAAAAAAGAAATGA
- the dapD gene encoding 2,3,4,5-tetrahydropyridine-2,6-dicarboxylate N-acetyltransferase: MTELEKSKAIIKYIADSKKITPVKLYTNSEIKNSYDCKVFGEGKFKVIIGDWEIVQKIIDENNITDYHLENDRRNSGVPMADIKNVNARIEPGAIIRDKVSIADKAVIMMGAVINIGAEIGEGTMIDMNAVLGGRAKIGKNCHIGAGTVIAGVIEPPSADPVVIEDNVVIGANAVVLEGVRVGQGSVVAAGAVVTENVPSGVVVAGMPARVIKNVDEKTASKTEIVEELRK; encoded by the coding sequence ATGACAGAACTGGAAAAATCAAAAGCTATTATTAAGTACATCGCTGATTCGAAAAAAATTACGCCGGTTAAACTTTACACAAACAGTGAAATAAAAAATTCATATGACTGTAAAGTTTTTGGTGAAGGGAAATTTAAAGTAATAATAGGCGACTGGGAAATCGTTCAAAAAATAATAGATGAAAATAATATTACAGATTATCATTTAGAAAATGATAGAAGAAATTCAGGAGTACCAATGGCGGATATAAAAAATGTAAATGCCAGAATAGAACCCGGGGCAATAATAAGAGATAAAGTAAGTATAGCAGATAAAGCAGTTATTATGATGGGAGCTGTTATAAATATAGGAGCCGAAATTGGCGAGGGAACTATGATTGATATGAATGCAGTACTTGGTGGAAGAGCAAAAATCGGTAAAAACTGTCATATCGGAGCAGGAACGGTTATAGCAGGTGTAATAGAGCCGCCTTCGGCAGATCCTGTAGTTATAGAGGATAATGTAGTTATAGGTGCGAATGCAGTTGTCCTTGAAGGAGTAAGAGTAGGTCAGGGTTCAGTAGTAGCAGCCGGAGCAGTGGTAACGGAAAATGTTCCTTCAGGAGTGGTAGTAGCTGGAATGCCTGCCAGAGTAATAAAAAATGTAGATGAGAAAACAGCATCTAAAACAGAGATAGTAGAAGAATTGAGAAAATAA
- a CDS encoding acetate uptake transporter, translated as MERIIKDQTANPAPLGLFGFAMTTILLNIHNAGFYPLSVMIMGMGIFYGGAAQLIAGSMEWKKGNTFGAVAFTSYGAFWLSLVFIWAGPVLKLPAADTVSMGFYLGLWGIFTTALFIGTLKGNTIGKLVFGSLAVLFFLLAAANFSGSEAIHKIAGFEGILCGSFAFYEAAAIVINGKFGRNLLPL; from the coding sequence ATGGAAAGAATTATTAAAGATCAGACTGCAAATCCTGCCCCGCTGGGACTGTTCGGCTTTGCTATGACTACTATACTGCTTAATATTCACAATGCAGGATTTTACCCTTTAAGTGTTATGATTATGGGGATGGGAATTTTTTACGGAGGAGCTGCACAGTTAATTGCCGGTTCTATGGAATGGAAAAAAGGCAATACTTTTGGTGCCGTGGCATTTACTTCATATGGAGCTTTCTGGCTTTCCCTTGTTTTTATATGGGCAGGCCCGGTTTTGAAGCTTCCGGCGGCAGATACCGTATCTATGGGATTTTATCTTGGATTATGGGGTATTTTTACTACTGCTTTATTTATTGGAACTTTAAAAGGAAACACTATTGGAAAACTAGTATTCGGTTCACTTGCTGTTTTATTTTTCTTACTGGCAGCTGCTAATTTTTCAGGTAGTGAGGCTATTCATAAAATTGCCGGTTTTGAAGGAATACTATGCGGTTCATTTGCTTTTTACGAAGCTGCTGCAATAGTAATAAACGGTAAATTCGGGAGAAATCTTCTTCCATTATAA